The Camelina sativa cultivar DH55 chromosome 14, Cs, whole genome shotgun sequence genome includes a window with the following:
- the LOC104740355 gene encoding histone acetyltransferase HAC12-like, producing the protein MYVQEFGSECSSPNQRRVYLSYLDSVKYFRPDIKSANGEALRTFVYHEILIGYLEYCKLRGFTSCYIWACPPLKGEDYILYCHPEIQKTPKSDKLREWYLAMLRKAAKEGIVAETTNLYDHFFLQTGECRAKVTAARLPYFDGDYWPGAAEDIIYQMSQDDDGRKGNKKGILKKPITKRALKASGQSDFSGNASKDLLLMHKLGETIHPMKEDFIMVHLQHCCTHCCTLMVTGNRWVCSQCKDFQLCDGCYEAEQKREDRERHPVNHKDKHKLYPVEIGDIPADTKDRDEILESEFFDTRQAFLSLCQGNHYQYDTLRRAKHSSMMVLYHLHNPTAPAFVTTCNACHLDIESGQGWRCEVCPDYDVCNACYNKEGGVNHPHKLTNHPSLADQNAQNKEARQLRVLQLRKMLDLLVHASQCRCSLCQYPNCRKVKGLFRHGLRCKIRASGGCVLCKKMWYLLQLHARACKESKCDVPRCGDLKEHLRRLQQQSDSRRRAAVMEMMRQRAAEVAGTSG; encoded by the exons ATGTATGTCCAAGAATTTGGATCCGAATGTTCATCTCCTAATCAACGCCGTGTTTATCTCTCATATTTGGATTCCGTGAAGTACTTCAGACCTGATATTAAATCTGCTAATGGAGAGGCTCTGCGCACTTTTGTTTACCACGAAATTCTT ATTGGTTACCTGGAATACTGCAAATTGCGTGGTTTCACGAGCTGCTACATATGGGCTTGTCCACCACTGAAGGGTGAGGACTATATCCTATATTGCCATCCAGAAATTCAGAAAACGCCAAAGTCTGATAAACTACGAGAATG GTACTTAGCAATGTTGAGAAAAGCTGCAAAGGAAGGGATTGTTGCGGAAACTACAAATCTATATGACCATTTTTTCTTGCAAACTGGTGAATGTAGAGCTAAGGTTACAGCAGCTAGGCTCCCCTACTTCGATGGTGACTACTGGCCAGGTGCAGCAGAGGATATTATATACCAAATGAGTCAAGATGATGATGGTAGAAAGGGAAATAAGAAAGGAATACTCAAGAAACCCATTACAAAAAGGGCTCTTAAAGCATCTGGCCAGTCAGATTTCTCAGGGAATGCGTCCAAAGATCTGCTGCTAATGCATAAA CTTGGTGAGACCATTCACCCAATGAAGGAGGATTTTATCATGGTTCACTTGCAGCATTGTTGCACGCATTGCTGTACACTGATGGTTACCGGAAATCGTTGGGTTTGCAGCCAGTGCAAAGATTTCCAGTTATGTGATGG GTGCTATGAGGCTGAACAGAAACGAGAAGACAGAGAAAGGCATCCTGTTAATCACAAAGATAAACATAAACTGTATCCT GTTGAGATTGGCGATATTCCTGCAGACACTAAGGACAGAGATGAGATACTTGAAAGTGAATTTTTCGATACGAGGCAAGCATTCCTGAGTCTTTGTCAAGGGAACCATTATCAATATGATACACTGAGGCGGGCAAAGCATTCTTCCATGATGGTGCTTTATCATCTGCATAATCCAACTGCTCCTGCCTTTGTGACAACATGTAACGCATGCCACCTCGATATTGAAAGTGGTCAAGGCTGGCGCTGTGAAGTTTGCCCAGACTATGATGTCTGCAATGCTTGTTACAATAAAGAGGGTGGCGTTAATCATCCTCACAAGTTAACTAATCATCCATCACTAGCTGATCAAAACGCTCAGAATAAAGAAGCTAGGCAATTGCGTGTCTTGCAG CTCAGGAAAATGCTCGATCTTCTGGTGCATGCGTCACAATGCCGTTGTTCACTTTGCCAATATCCCAATTGCCGCAAAGTGAAGGGGCTATTTCGACATGGTCTCCGTTGCAAAATACGTGCCTCAGGAGGTTGTGTTCTATGCAAGAAAATGTGGTATCTCTTGCAACTCCACGCTCGGGCCTGCAAGGAATCCAAGTGTGACGTACCTCGATGCGG GGACCTAAAGGAACATTTGAGAAGGTTGCAACAGCAATCGGATTCACGTCGCAGAGCTGCCGTCATGGAGATGATGAGACAGAGAGCTGCAGAAGTCGCTGGAACCTCTG GTTGA
- the LOC104740353 gene encoding histone acetyltransferase HAC12-like — translation MLRKAAKEGIVAETTNLYDHFFLQTGECRAKVTAARLPYFDGDYWPGAAEDIIYQMSQDDDGRKGNKKGILKKPITKRALKASGQSDFSGNASKDLLLMHKLGETIHPMKEDFIMVHLQHCCTHCCTLMVTGNRWVCSQCKDFQLCDGCYEAEQKREDRERHPVNHKDKHKLYPVEIGDIPADTKDRDEILESEFFDTRQAFLSLCQGNHYQYDTLRRAKHSSMMVLYHLHNPTAPAFVTTCNACHLDIESGQGWRCEVCPDYDVCNACYNKEGGVNHPHKLTNHPSLADQNAQNKEARQLRVLQLRKMLDLLVHASQCRCSLCQYPNCRKVKGLFRHGLRCKIRASGGCVLCKKMWYLLQLHARACKESKCDVPRCGDLKEHLRRLQQQSDSRRRAAVMEMMRQRAAEVAGTSG, via the exons ATGTTGAGAAAAGCTGCAAAGGAAGGGATTGTTGCGGAAACTACAAATCTATATGACCATTTTTTCTTGCAAACTGGTGAATGTAGAGCTAAGGTTACAGCAGCTAGGCTCCCCTACTTCGATGGTGACTACTGGCCAGGTGCAGCAGAGGATATTATATACCAAATGAGTCAAGATGATGATGGTAGAAAGGGAAATAAGAAAGGAATACTCAAGAAACCCATTACAAAAAGGGCTCTTAAAGCATCTGGCCAGTCAGATTTCTCAGGGAATGCGTCCAAAGATCTGCTGCTAATGCATAAA CTTGGTGAGACCATTCACCCAATGAAGGAGGATTTTATCATGGTTCACTTGCAGCATTGTTGCACGCATTGCTGTACACTGATGGTTACCGGAAATCGTTGGGTTTGCAGCCAGTGCAAAGATTTCCAGTTATGTGATGG GTGCTATGAGGCTGAACAGAAACGAGAAGACAGAGAAAGGCATCCTGTTAATCACAAAGATAAACATAAACTGTATCCT GTTGAGATTGGCGATATTCCTGCAGACACTAAGGACAGAGATGAGATACTTGAAAGTGAATTTTTCGATACGAGGCAAGCATTCCTGAGTCTTTGTCAAGGGAACCATTATCAATATGATACACTGAGGCGGGCAAAGCATTCTTCCATGATGGTGCTTTATCATCTGCATAATCCAACTGCTCCTGCCTTTGTGACAACATGTAACGCATGCCACCTCGATATTGAAAGTGGTCAAGGCTGGCGCTGTGAAGTTTGCCCAGACTATGATGTCTGCAATGCTTGTTACAATAAAGAGGGTGGCGTTAATCATCCTCACAAGTTAACTAATCATCCATCACTAGCTGATCAAAACGCTCAGAATAAAGAAGCTAGGCAATTGCGTGTCTTGCAG CTCAGGAAAATGCTCGATCTTCTGGTGCATGCGTCACAATGCCGTTGTTCACTTTGCCAATATCCCAATTGCCGCAAAGTGAAGGGGCTATTTCGACATGGTCTCCGTTGCAAAATACGTGCCTCAGGAGGTTGTGTTCTATGCAAGAAAATGTGGTATCTCTTGCAACTCCACGCTCGGGCCTGCAAGGAATCCAAGTGTGACGTACCTCGATGCGG GGACCTAAAGGAACATTTGAGAAGGTTGCAACAGCAATCGGATTCACGTCGCAGAGCTGCCGTCATGGAGATGATGAGACAGAGAGCTGCAGAAGTCGCTGGAACCTCTGGTTGA